A stretch of the Nicotiana tabacum cultivar K326 chromosome 6, ASM71507v2, whole genome shotgun sequence genome encodes the following:
- the LOC142182093 gene encoding uncharacterized protein LOC142182093: protein MEEEAENFVANCDKCQRYGNNMHRPAELLYPVIAPWPFMKWGMDIMGPLPQAKGKIKRITSTPYHPVGNGQVELTNKVIINNLKKRLEESKGNWPELLPSVLWAYRTTAKTSTGETPFSLVYGTEALIPVEIGEPSTRYTQPTEESNEEEMRLNLDLIEGKR from the exons atggaagaagaagcagaaaatttcGTGGCTAATTGTGATAAGTGCCAAAGATACGGtaataatatgcatagacctgcagAGTTGCTATATCCGGTCATTGCACCGTGGccttttatgaaatgggggatggacattaTGGGTCctctaccacaagcaaaaggcaAG attaaaaggattacTTCAACACCTTACCATCCTGTGGGTAATGGACAAGTTGAATTGACGAATAAAGTCATTATAAACAATTTGAAGAAACGGTTGGAAGAatccaaaggtaattggccagaaTTGCTACCTagtgttttatgggcataccgcacaacagcAAAAACAAGCACGGGTGAAACACCGTTTTCACTAGTGTACGGAACTGAAGCATTGATCCCAGTGGAGATAGGGGAACCTAGCACAAGATATACACAACCAACTGAAGAATCCAATGAAGAAGAAATGCGACTAAACCTTGATCTAATTGAAGGAAAAAGGTAA